Proteins from a genomic interval of Panthera tigris isolate Pti1 chromosome A2, P.tigris_Pti1_mat1.1, whole genome shotgun sequence:
- the SEMA3F gene encoding semaphorin-3F isoform X2, translating to MPVAGLLLWASLLTGAWPATPTQDHLPATPRVRLSFKELKATGTAHFFNFLLNTTDYRILLKDEDHDRMYVGSKDYVLSLDLHDINREPLIIHWAASPQRIEECVLSGKDGNGECGNFVRLIQPWNRTHLYVCGTGAYNPMCTYVNRGRRAQDYIFYLEPERLESGKGKCPYDPKLDTASALINEELYAGVYIDFMGTDAAIFRTLGKQTAMRTDQYNSRWLNDPSFIHAELIPDSAERNDDKLYFFFRERSAEAPQSPAVYARIGRICLNDDGGHCCLVNKWSTFLKARLVCSVPGEDGIETHFDELQDVFVQQTQDVRNPVIYAVFTSSGSVFRGSAVCVYSMADIRMVFNGPFAHKEGPNYQWMPFSGKMPYPRPGTCPGGTFTPSMKSTKDYPDEVINFMRSHPLMYQAVYPLQRRPLVVRTGTPYRLTTVAVDQVDAADGRYEVLFLGTDRGTVQKVIVLPKDDQEMEELMLEEVEVFKDPAPVKTMTISSKRQQLYVASAVGVTHLSLHRCQAYGAACADCCLARDPYCAWDGQACSRYTASSKRRSRRQDVRHGNPIRQCRGFNSNANKNTVESVQYGVAGSAAFLECQPRSPQATVKWLFQRDPSDRRREIRAEDRFLRTEQGLLLRALQLSDRGLYSCTATENNFKHVVTRVQLHVLGRDAVHAALFPPPAVSAPPLPGAGPPTPPYQELAQLLAQPEVGLIHQYCQGYWRHVPPSPREAPGAPRPPEPQDQKKPRNRRHHPPDT from the exons AACTTAAGGCCACAGGCACTGCCCACTTCTTCAACTTCCTGCTCAACACAACCGACTACCGAATCCTGCTCAAAGACGAGGACCATGACCGCATGTACGTGGGCAGCAAAGACTATGTGCTGTCCCTGGACCTCCATGACATCAACCGCGAGCCCCTCATT ATCCACTGGGCGGCTTCCCCACAGCGCATTGAGGAGTGTGTGCTCTCAGGCAAGGATGGCAAT GGTGAGTGCGGGAACTTCGTCAGGCTCATCCAGCCCTGGAACCGAACACACCTGTATGTGTGTGGGACCGGCGCCTACAACCCCATGTGCACCTATGTAAACCGTGGCCGCCGTGCCCAG GATTACATCTTCTACCTGGAGCCCGAGAGACTCGAGTCAGGGAAGGGCAAGTGTCCGTACGACCCCAAGCTGGACACGGCCTCAGCCCTCATCA ATGAGGAGCTCTATGCTGGTGTGTACATCGACTTCATGGGCACCGATGCAGCCATCTTCCGCACGCTGGGAAAGCAGACGGCCATGCGCACAGATCAGTACAACTCTCGGTGGCTGAATG ACCCTTCATTCATCCACGCTGAGCTCATCCCTGACAGCGCCGAGCGCAACGACGACAAGCTCTACTTCTTCTTCCGCGAGCGATCGGCAGAGGCGCCGCAGAGCCCCGCCGTGTATGCCCGCATTGGGCGCATCTGCTTG AATGATGACGGTGGCCATTGCTGCCTGGTCAATAAGTGGAGCACGTTCCTGAAGGCGCGACTGGTGTGCTCTGTGCCTGGCGAGGATGGCATTGAGACTCACTTCGATGAGCTCC aGGATGTGTTTGTCCAGCAGACACAGGATGTGAGGAACCCGGTCATTTATGCTGTCTTTACCTCCTCGGG CTCCGTGTTCCGAGGCTCTGCTGTGTGTGTCTACTCCATGGCTGATATCCGCATGGTCTTCAACGGGCCCTTTGCCCACAAAGAGGGCCCCAACTACCAGTGGATGCCATTCTCAGGGAAGATGCCCTACCCACGGCCTGGCACG TGCCCTGGCGGAACCTTCACACCATCCATGAAGTCCACCAAGGACTACCCTGATGAAGTGATCAACTTCATGCGCAGCCACCCGCTCATGTACCAAGCTGTGTACCCTCTGCAGCGGCGGCCCCTGGTCGTCCGCACAGGCACTCCCTATCGGCTCACCACTGTCGCCGTGGACCAGGTGGATGCAGCCGATGGGCGCTATGAGGTGCTTTTCCTGGGCACAG ACCGCGGGACAGTGCAGAAGGTCATCGTGTTGCCCAAGGATGACCAGGAGATGGAGGAGCTAAtgctggaggaggtggaggtCTTCAAG GACCCAGCACCTGTTAAGACCATGACCATCTCTTCCAAGAGG cAACAACTGTACGTGGCCTCAGCTGTGGGTGTCACACACCTGAGCCTGCACCGCTGCCAGGCATATGGGGCTGCCTGTGCCGACTGCTGCCTCGCCCGGGACCCCTACTGTGCCTGGGATGGCCAGGCCTGTTCCCGCTACACAGCGTCTTCCAAGAG GCGGAGCCGCCGGCAGGATGTCCGGCATGGGAACCCCATCAGGCAGTGTCGCGGGTTCAACTCCAACG CCAACAAGAATACCGTGGAGTCCGTGCAGTACGGTGTGGCTGGGAGTGCAGCCTTCCTCGAATGCCAGCCTCGCTCGCCCCAGGCCACAGTTAAGTGGCTGTTCCAGCGAGATCCCAGTGACCGGCGCCGTGAG ATTCGTGCGGAGGACCGCTTCCTGCGCACAGAGCAGGGCTTGCTGCTTCGCGCCCTGCAGCTCAGTGACCGCGGCCTCTACTCCTGCACTGCCACCGAGAACAACTTCAAGCATGTCGTCACACGGGTACAGCTGCACGTCCTGGGTCGGGATGCCGTCCATGCTGCCCTCTTCCCACCGCCAGCTGTGAGCGCCCCACCACTGCCAGGCGCCGGCCCCCCAACACCCCCTTACCAGGAGCTGGCCCAACTGCTGGCCCAGCCGGAAGTGGGCCTCATCCACCAGTACTGCCAGGGCTACTGGCGCCATGTGCCCCCAAGCCCCAGGGAGGCCCCGGGGGCACCCAGGCCTCCTGAACCCCAGGACCAGAAAAAGCCCCGGAACCGCCGTCACCACCCTCCAGACACATGA
- the SEMA3F gene encoding semaphorin-3F isoform X1, with protein MPVAGLLLWASLLTGAWPATPTQDHLPATPRVRLSFKELKATGTAHFFNFLLNTTDYRILLKDEDHDRMYVGSKDYVLSLDLHDINREPLIIHWAASPQRIEECVLSGKDGNGECGNFVRLIQPWNRTHLYVCGTGAYNPMCTYVNRGRRAQATPWTQMQVVKGRGSRATDGALRPTPTAPRQDYIFYLEPERLESGKGKCPYDPKLDTASALINEELYAGVYIDFMGTDAAIFRTLGKQTAMRTDQYNSRWLNDPSFIHAELIPDSAERNDDKLYFFFRERSAEAPQSPAVYARIGRICLNDDGGHCCLVNKWSTFLKARLVCSVPGEDGIETHFDELQDVFVQQTQDVRNPVIYAVFTSSGSVFRGSAVCVYSMADIRMVFNGPFAHKEGPNYQWMPFSGKMPYPRPGTCPGGTFTPSMKSTKDYPDEVINFMRSHPLMYQAVYPLQRRPLVVRTGTPYRLTTVAVDQVDAADGRYEVLFLGTDRGTVQKVIVLPKDDQEMEELMLEEVEVFKDPAPVKTMTISSKRQQLYVASAVGVTHLSLHRCQAYGAACADCCLARDPYCAWDGQACSRYTASSKRRSRRQDVRHGNPIRQCRGFNSNANKNTVESVQYGVAGSAAFLECQPRSPQATVKWLFQRDPSDRRREIRAEDRFLRTEQGLLLRALQLSDRGLYSCTATENNFKHVVTRVQLHVLGRDAVHAALFPPPAVSAPPLPGAGPPTPPYQELAQLLAQPEVGLIHQYCQGYWRHVPPSPREAPGAPRPPEPQDQKKPRNRRHHPPDT; from the exons AACTTAAGGCCACAGGCACTGCCCACTTCTTCAACTTCCTGCTCAACACAACCGACTACCGAATCCTGCTCAAAGACGAGGACCATGACCGCATGTACGTGGGCAGCAAAGACTATGTGCTGTCCCTGGACCTCCATGACATCAACCGCGAGCCCCTCATT ATCCACTGGGCGGCTTCCCCACAGCGCATTGAGGAGTGTGTGCTCTCAGGCAAGGATGGCAAT GGTGAGTGCGGGAACTTCGTCAGGCTCATCCAGCCCTGGAACCGAACACACCTGTATGTGTGTGGGACCGGCGCCTACAACCCCATGTGCACCTATGTAAACCGTGGCCGCCGTGCCCAG GCCACGCCCTGGACCCAGATGCAGGTGGTCAAAGGCCGAGGCAGCAGAGCCACGGATGGTGCCCTCCGCCCGACGCCCACAGCCCCACGCCAG GATTACATCTTCTACCTGGAGCCCGAGAGACTCGAGTCAGGGAAGGGCAAGTGTCCGTACGACCCCAAGCTGGACACGGCCTCAGCCCTCATCA ATGAGGAGCTCTATGCTGGTGTGTACATCGACTTCATGGGCACCGATGCAGCCATCTTCCGCACGCTGGGAAAGCAGACGGCCATGCGCACAGATCAGTACAACTCTCGGTGGCTGAATG ACCCTTCATTCATCCACGCTGAGCTCATCCCTGACAGCGCCGAGCGCAACGACGACAAGCTCTACTTCTTCTTCCGCGAGCGATCGGCAGAGGCGCCGCAGAGCCCCGCCGTGTATGCCCGCATTGGGCGCATCTGCTTG AATGATGACGGTGGCCATTGCTGCCTGGTCAATAAGTGGAGCACGTTCCTGAAGGCGCGACTGGTGTGCTCTGTGCCTGGCGAGGATGGCATTGAGACTCACTTCGATGAGCTCC aGGATGTGTTTGTCCAGCAGACACAGGATGTGAGGAACCCGGTCATTTATGCTGTCTTTACCTCCTCGGG CTCCGTGTTCCGAGGCTCTGCTGTGTGTGTCTACTCCATGGCTGATATCCGCATGGTCTTCAACGGGCCCTTTGCCCACAAAGAGGGCCCCAACTACCAGTGGATGCCATTCTCAGGGAAGATGCCCTACCCACGGCCTGGCACG TGCCCTGGCGGAACCTTCACACCATCCATGAAGTCCACCAAGGACTACCCTGATGAAGTGATCAACTTCATGCGCAGCCACCCGCTCATGTACCAAGCTGTGTACCCTCTGCAGCGGCGGCCCCTGGTCGTCCGCACAGGCACTCCCTATCGGCTCACCACTGTCGCCGTGGACCAGGTGGATGCAGCCGATGGGCGCTATGAGGTGCTTTTCCTGGGCACAG ACCGCGGGACAGTGCAGAAGGTCATCGTGTTGCCCAAGGATGACCAGGAGATGGAGGAGCTAAtgctggaggaggtggaggtCTTCAAG GACCCAGCACCTGTTAAGACCATGACCATCTCTTCCAAGAGG cAACAACTGTACGTGGCCTCAGCTGTGGGTGTCACACACCTGAGCCTGCACCGCTGCCAGGCATATGGGGCTGCCTGTGCCGACTGCTGCCTCGCCCGGGACCCCTACTGTGCCTGGGATGGCCAGGCCTGTTCCCGCTACACAGCGTCTTCCAAGAG GCGGAGCCGCCGGCAGGATGTCCGGCATGGGAACCCCATCAGGCAGTGTCGCGGGTTCAACTCCAACG CCAACAAGAATACCGTGGAGTCCGTGCAGTACGGTGTGGCTGGGAGTGCAGCCTTCCTCGAATGCCAGCCTCGCTCGCCCCAGGCCACAGTTAAGTGGCTGTTCCAGCGAGATCCCAGTGACCGGCGCCGTGAG ATTCGTGCGGAGGACCGCTTCCTGCGCACAGAGCAGGGCTTGCTGCTTCGCGCCCTGCAGCTCAGTGACCGCGGCCTCTACTCCTGCACTGCCACCGAGAACAACTTCAAGCATGTCGTCACACGGGTACAGCTGCACGTCCTGGGTCGGGATGCCGTCCATGCTGCCCTCTTCCCACCGCCAGCTGTGAGCGCCCCACCACTGCCAGGCGCCGGCCCCCCAACACCCCCTTACCAGGAGCTGGCCCAACTGCTGGCCCAGCCGGAAGTGGGCCTCATCCACCAGTACTGCCAGGGCTACTGGCGCCATGTGCCCCCAAGCCCCAGGGAGGCCCCGGGGGCACCCAGGCCTCCTGAACCCCAGGACCAGAAAAAGCCCCGGAACCGCCGTCACCACCCTCCAGACACATGA
- the GNAT1 gene encoding guanine nucleotide-binding protein G(t) subunit alpha-1 yields MGAGASAEEKHSRELEKKLKEDAEKDARTVKLLLLGAGESGKSTIVKQMKIIHQDGYSLEECLEFIAIIYGNTLQSILAIVRAMTTLNIQYGDSARQDDARKLMHMADTIEEGMMPKEMSDIIQRLWKDSGIQACFERASEYQLNDSAGYYLSDLERLVTPGYVPTEQDVLRSRVKTTGIIETQFSFKDLHFRMFDVGGQRSERKKWIHCFEGVTCIIFIAALSAYDMVLVEDDEVNRMHESLHLFNSICNHRYFATTSIVLFLNKKDVFSEKIKKAHLSICFPDYDGPNTYEDAGNYIKVQFLELNMRRDVKEIYSHMTCATDTQNVKFVFDAVTDIIIKENLKDCGLF; encoded by the exons ATGGGGGCTGGGGCCAGCGCCGAGGAGAAGCACTCAAGGGAGCTGGAAAAGAAGCTAAAAGAAGATGCCGAGAAGGATGCTCGAACCGTGAAACTGCTGCTTCTGG GTGCTGGTGAGTCCGGGAAGAGCACCATTGTCAAGCAGATGAA GATTATCCACCAGGATGGGTACTCTCTGGAAGAGTGCCTCGAGTTCATTGCCATCATCTACGGCAACACACTGCAGTCCATCCTCGCCATCGTGCGTGCCATGACCACGCTCAACATCCAGTATGGAGACTCTGCGCGCCAG GACGACGCCCGGAAGCTGATGCACATGGCGGACACCATCGAGGAGGGCATGATGCCCAAGGAGATGTCAGACATCATCCAGCGGCTGTGGAAGGACTCGGGTATCCAGGCCTGTTTCGAACGCGCCTCTGAGTACCAGCTCAACGACTCGGCGGGCTA CTACCTCTCCGACCTGGAGCGCCTGGTAACCCCGGGCTACGTGCCCACTGAGCAGGACGTGCTGCGCTCGCGTGTCAAGACCACGGGTATCATTGAGACTCAGTTCTCCTTCAAGGACCTCCACTTCCG GATGTTCGATGTGGGCGGGCAGCGCTCTGAGCGCAAGAAATGGATCCATTGCTTCGAGGGTGTAACCTGTATCATCTTCATCGCGGCACTGAGCGCCTACGACATGGTGCTGGTGGAGGACGACGAAGTG AACCGCATGCACGAGAGCCTGCACCTGTTCAACAGCATCTGCAATCACCGCTATTTCGCTACCACGTCCATTGTGCTCTTCCTCAACAAGAAAGACGTTTTCTCAGAGAAGATAAAAAAGGCGCATCTCAGCATCTGCTTCCCTGATTACGACG ggCCCAACACGTACGAGGACGCGGGCAACTACATCAAGGTGCAGTTCCTGGAGCTCAACATGCGACGCGACGTGAAGGAGATCTATTCCCACATGACTTGCGCTACCGACACACAGAACGTCAAGTTTGTCTTCGATGCTGTCACCGATATCATCATCAAGGAGAACCTCAAAGATTGCGGCCTCTTTTGA